From one Bacteroides eggerthii genomic stretch:
- the argB gene encoding acetylglutamate kinase, whose translation MREKLTVIKVGGKIVEEEETLCKLLDDFAAIKGYKVLVHGGGRSATKVAALLGIESKMVNGRRITDAETLKVVTMVYGGLVNKNIVAGLQARGVNALGLTGADMDVIRSVKRPVKEIDYGFVGDVKQVNGDFLGSLIRKGVVPVMAPLTHDGEGHMLNTNADTIAGETAKALSGQFDVTLVYCFEKKGVLRDENDDESVIPQITPEEFKQYVAEGVIQGGMIPKLENSFEALNAGVMEVVITLASAINSAGGTRIIK comes from the coding sequence ATGAGAGAGAAACTGACAGTAATTAAGGTGGGTGGCAAAATCGTGGAAGAGGAGGAAACGCTCTGTAAACTGTTGGATGATTTTGCCGCTATCAAGGGCTATAAAGTGCTGGTGCATGGCGGTGGACGCTCGGCAACGAAGGTTGCGGCCCTGTTAGGTATTGAAAGCAAAATGGTAAATGGACGCCGCATCACCGATGCCGAAACCTTGAAGGTGGTGACAATGGTGTATGGCGGATTGGTAAATAAAAACATCGTTGCCGGTCTGCAGGCGCGTGGCGTGAATGCGCTTGGCCTGACGGGTGCGGATATGGATGTGATCCGTTCTGTGAAACGCCCGGTGAAAGAGATTGACTATGGCTTTGTAGGCGATGTGAAGCAGGTGAACGGGGATTTCTTGGGCAGTCTCATCCGTAAAGGCGTTGTTCCGGTGATGGCTCCGCTGACACATGACGGTGAGGGGCATATGCTGAATACGAATGCTGATACGATTGCCGGGGAAACGGCTAAGGCATTGTCCGGACAGTTTGACGTGACGCTGGTTTACTGCTTTGAGAAGAAGGGCGTGTTGCGTGATGAAAACGACGATGAGAGCGTGATCCCTCAGATTACTCCGGAAGAATTTAAGCAATATGTTGCCGAAGGAGTGATACAAGGCGGCATGATTCCCAAGCTGGAGAATTCTTTCGAGGCTTTGAACGCCGGAGTGATGGAAGTCGTAATCACGTTAGCTTCAGCCATAAACAGTGCCGGAGGAACCCGTATCATAAAATAA
- a CDS encoding RNA polymerase sigma factor: protein MQEISFRNDILPLKDKLFRLALRITFNRAEAEDVVQETLIRVWNKRDEWPQFGSIEAYCLTVARNLAIDRSERKDARAVELTPDMEDASDASSPYERLVSKERMALIHRLMNELPEKQRLIMQLRDVEGKSYKEIAVVLNLTEEQVKVNLFRARQKVKQRFIDIEGYGL, encoded by the coding sequence ATGCAAGAAATCAGTTTTCGAAATGACATTCTCCCGCTGAAAGACAAACTCTTTCGGCTGGCCCTGAGAATTACATTTAACAGGGCGGAAGCGGAAGATGTTGTGCAGGAAACATTGATTAGGGTGTGGAACAAACGTGACGAGTGGCCGCAGTTCGGATCTATTGAGGCTTATTGCCTGACAGTGGCAAGGAACCTGGCAATAGACCGCAGTGAAAGGAAAGATGCCCGGGCGGTGGAACTGACACCCGATATGGAAGATGCTTCCGATGCGTCGAGCCCTTACGAAAGGCTGGTGAGTAAAGAACGGATGGCTCTGATACACCGCCTGATGAATGAGCTTCCCGAAAAACAACGGCTGATTATGCAGTTGAGGGATGTTGAAGGTAAGAGTTATAAAGAGATTGCGGTTGTCCTGAATTTGACAGAAGAGCAGGTTAAAGTGAATCTTTTCAGGGCGCGGCAGAAGGTTAAGCAACGGTTTATTGATATAGAAGGCTATGGACTCTAA
- a CDS encoding head GIN domain-containing protein → MKNLTTFVSAILLVFSTTACSQYRHTEHTGAFGGKTVKASKNYVTKNIKVDNFTGLNLAGSPDVIYTQKAGKPEVEVYTSDNIVDLLDINVANNTLNIRFKKGVNVSFNKLEIRISSETLNSISIAGAGNIELANGLKTDHLKVSIAGSGDIQGSNITCTKLKTSIAGSGDLKLNNISATNTEVSIAGSGTAILTGKTREASYRIAGSGDLFASDLQAERVSASVSGSGDIKCHATDFLKARTSGSGDIGYKGNPELDVPKKGLYKL, encoded by the coding sequence ATGAAAAATTTAACAACATTCGTTTCAGCCATCCTCTTGGTATTCAGCACTACCGCTTGTTCTCAGTACCGCCACACAGAGCACACAGGAGCTTTCGGCGGTAAGACTGTCAAAGCAAGCAAGAACTATGTAACCAAAAACATCAAAGTAGATAACTTCACCGGGCTGAATCTGGCAGGCAGTCCCGATGTCATTTACACCCAAAAGGCAGGCAAACCCGAAGTAGAGGTATACACATCCGACAATATCGTAGACCTATTAGACATCAATGTAGCCAACAACACCCTGAACATCCGGTTCAAGAAAGGTGTCAATGTATCTTTCAACAAACTGGAAATCCGCATCTCCTCCGAAACGCTCAATAGCATCTCCATTGCCGGAGCCGGAAACATAGAATTGGCAAACGGGCTGAAGACAGATCATCTTAAAGTATCCATTGCCGGATCCGGTGACATACAGGGCAGCAACATCACTTGCACCAAGCTCAAAACATCCATAGCAGGATCCGGAGATTTGAAACTCAACAACATATCAGCCACCAACACCGAAGTATCCATAGCAGGATCGGGTACGGCAATACTGACGGGAAAGACCCGGGAAGCCAGTTATCGTATAGCAGGTTCAGGCGACCTGTTTGCTTCCGACCTGCAGGCTGAGCGCGTATCGGCAAGCGTGTCAGGGTCGGGTGACATCAAATGCCATGCTACCGACTTTCTGAAAGCACGCACCAGCGGAAGCGGCGACATCGGTTACAAAGGCAATCCGGAATTGGACGTTCCTAAAAAAGGCTTATACAAACTCTGA
- a CDS encoding SprT family zinc-dependent metalloprotease, with protein sequence MMTECILEDEELGRLLVRVNIRARRLTFRTREDAVYVTVPPGTTVAEVRNAVEQLRPRLRVAQQKQSRPLIDLNYRIDTEFFKLSLVSGERDRFLSRSELGEMQIICPPHADFSNKELQAWLRKVIEEALRRNAKIILPPRLYALSLQHNLSYKSVKINSSSGRWGSCSARGNINLSYFLVLLPGHLIDYVLLHELAHTREMNHGEHFWELLDSMTGNKAQDFRKELRKYKTDF encoded by the coding sequence ATGATGACGGAATGTATTTTGGAGGATGAAGAGTTGGGGCGCTTACTGGTGCGGGTAAATATACGTGCGCGGCGTTTAACTTTCCGTACGCGGGAGGATGCCGTCTATGTGACTGTTCCGCCGGGTACAACGGTTGCAGAAGTAAGAAATGCCGTAGAGCAATTGCGTCCCCGGCTGAGGGTGGCGCAACAGAAGCAAAGTCGTCCGTTGATTGATTTGAACTATCGGATTGATACGGAATTCTTTAAACTGAGTTTGGTTAGTGGAGAACGCGACCGTTTCCTTTCACGTTCGGAATTGGGAGAGATGCAGATTATCTGCCCGCCGCATGCGGACTTTTCGAATAAAGAGTTGCAAGCCTGGTTGCGGAAAGTGATTGAAGAAGCCTTGCGTCGTAATGCCAAGATTATTCTTCCTCCCCGGCTTTATGCACTCTCGCTTCAACACAACCTTTCTTATAAGAGCGTAAAAATAAATTCCAGTAGCGGACGTTGGGGGAGTTGCTCGGCTCGTGGAAATATCAACCTGTCCTATTTTCTTGTTTTATTGCCCGGACACTTGATTGACTATGTGCTGCTCCACGAATTGGCGCATACTCGTGAAATGAATCATGGTGAACATTTCTGGGAATTGCTCGATAGCATGACGGGCAATAAGGCACAGGATTTTCGTAAAGAATTGAGAAAGTATAAAACTGACTTTTAA